One Neodiprion pinetum isolate iyNeoPine1 chromosome 1, iyNeoPine1.2, whole genome shotgun sequence genomic window carries:
- the LOC124213806 gene encoding uncharacterized protein isoform X4 gives MQSNAETGIEPYEYQLILEVLRRDALILDSVRVKLSRAAKEAKDEKTKQTLDDSRCACCLKPFVVGRGVGCGECGSRVCRKGCSRWDTPDNAWHCLFCHQRRLLQLWLRRNEKWFETFGGLSADHDDASHRFSTAKSEVFLAGADYAGVGPGVGLAAGGEEDAGDSVERVREFVERIVEGLVGDVDEIPIDRLYDHIAYKPAADTPTMAHAALRDLVERAVEEARKLPGLGNPDAGRSTEPGDVADQTYEDLLATAILNKVIEKYQNERVDDNSNTVGAKRTSPNQKYITSEIEVGLDEGVEEGSSSLEPLSQDEYGSDCSAPPSKYSINRQEPLSLTIEEHIEEVTTTYTSDEEERDEAAANGLNFNNAHRVPFPEFGMDIIDLSQESSEELLDETSTPTHVDLVTPVESWEENWLFQKKKMQAQSEPVSMLVPNPSEDLKPLIGDREADDTSDLSDCSAHSDEEIEDELLEVINNVIPKPRGSPEESRASGLAEGKERLEIETRSTDNIRKIGHENLTTNTATHFQINEAGANGMTNGHNEQKTESPSSGRSDIKLGIEDMLVFHLRDKNTSQSEQKTMRQDQSSEFIEAEKSSGNIVTWDETTGGSVIKSPEPASRLKSRASVEITSRNGTQTIVVNRSSTSFTEKTNSDVTGPQVLESVCRSDQSKDQQAKRPSVIPRDNEVDKMPQDQHVDLGDDLCSKECPRTPTSSPLEQKIGVPEIQTRTDLHSLDEKLVSIETRIDTKLGSLEEKLRSHVPDLEKKQDPNVTEVGNGVVEARFAFIESGNENHRTVITKEHRDDLQNEDGAQQESEYTEHYDTATQRHLDSLKRPAKGGKDDIKVVDIHDDDDIPPPIPSTPPPIARLRQCREAAELANLEVDQLEPAERKRVEVDLFLATPPRPGTIAEREHKKWENAAPIENNPYSEENIQKRLWQRQYSRKVSSESLSGVNTEIPKVDGTSIQVVLGAGQPDVKRYGRDYYINEAKKASGERARRSAMLNAGRPNSSLSQNSGSFEGDIEQQVSYGLERFEEASLRGSLHRRSFRGQNSSPHFVTNPLLHLQVGEDSKVSRVDELSDPCVSDSVTDEVRNSASSSDRGKDAPIKTVQHRIVDPSNAHNTECSSNEDSNVTVRNAVSTDAESKLIKTLSEIKNPKPSSSEEIPREQNDRMDFSEMSSEKLASISDLMSEGMNRELRVLDGRGRLVDIDTENFERLFKTGDAVENFAVNPLYDLENNFQLANHNPQCSNFVDRDSGMYSIESNEVTETDKSGISKDENEEPPKRLSVDESKRGNEIVTSNGKRYSNFGSFKFHTFGGIKRRRFNWNDLDDEFDETDSENEDMAEYPDNISNFGSMKCQTFGGIKQRTNFDVKNITKYRKVKLRPALSFRDAKEAKKRQETKSENGKDILYSNFETRRDPSYTKFRNAKANSNGERVKKKKPSHHVSSKRASAERNIGDENLMASFLRDALMRPKSRLSTDNESIYSLDTAAARKSSRYRGLSSRPIKPRSIRDDTSLRLEPPESPEVVEKSFETLAGLRRSRSLKDDRNSILRSSSVRRKISEDISMW, from the exons CTCAGAAGGAACGAGAAGTGGTTCGAGACCTTTGGCGGTTTGTCCGCCGACCACGACGACGCGTCTCACCGGTTCAGTACGGCCAAATCCGAGGTTTTTCTCGCAG GAGCGGACTATGCTGGGGTTGGTCCTGGCGTGGGCCTTGCCGCCGGAGGCGAAGAGGATGCGGGTGATTCGGTGGAAAGGGTCCGAGAATTCGTCGAGAGGATAGTCGAAGGCCTCGTCGGAGACGTCGACGAGATACCGATAGACCGCCTCTACGATCACATCGCCT ATAAGCCGGCAGCCGATACTCCGACAATGGCGCACGCCGCGCTTCGAGATTTGGTCGAACGCGCTGTGGAGGAAGCGAGGAAGTTGCCAGGACTCGGAAATCCGGATGCCGGACGATCCACCGAGCCCGGAGATGTCGCTGACCAGACTTATGAGGATCTCCTCGCGACTGCTATACTCAACAAG GTGATCGAGAAGTATCAAAATGAACGCGTCGACGACAACAGCAACACAGTGGGCGCCAAAAGAACCTCCCCGAATCAGAAATACATCACCA GTGAAATCGAGGTGGGACTCGACGAAGGCGTCGAGGAAGGCAGCAGCAGCCTCGAACCACTCTCTCAGGACGAGTATGGCAGCGATTGTAGCGCACCACCCTCGAAATATTCCATCAATCGTCAGGAACCACTGTCGTTGACG ATAGAAGAGCACATCGAAGAAGTGACAACGACCTACACTTCGGACGAGGAAGAACGAGATGAGGCCGCGGCGAACGGTCTGAATTTCAACAACGCGCATCGTGTGCCTTTCCCCGAATTTGGAATGGACATAATCGATC TTTCTCAAGAGTCTTCCGAGGAATTGCTCGACGAGACGTCGACGCCGACGCACGTGGATCTAGTCACGCCTGTAGAATCATGGGAGGAGAATTGGCTGTTTCAAAAGAAGAAGATGCAGGCTCAATCCGAACCAGTCTCAATGCTGGTCCCAAATCCTAGCGAAGATTTGAAACCTTTGATTGGCGACAGAGAGGCCGATGACACCTCAGATCTGTCCGACTGTTCCGCTCATTCCgacgaagaaattgaagaCGAACTACTCGAAGTTATCAACAACGTGATTCCAAAACCTCGAGGTAGTCCGGAAGAGTCCAGAGCTTCTGGTTTGGCGGAAGGTAAGGAAAGACTGGAAATTGAAACGCGGAGTACAGATAATATCCGAAAGATTGGTCACGAAAATCTAACGACGAACACCGCAACCCACTTCCAAATCAACGAAGCTGGTGCCAACGGAATGACGAACGGACATAACGAACAGAAAACCGAGAGTCCATCGTCGGGGAGGTCGGATATCAAACTTGGCATTGAAGACATGCTCGTGTTCCATCTGAGGGACAAAAATACCTCGCAATCCGAGCAGAAAACTATGCGTCAGGATCAGTCGAGCGAGTTTATAGAGGCGGAAAAATCGTCGGGAAATATCGTAACGTGGGATGAAACGACCGGTGGTAGTGTAATAAAAAGTCCAGAACCAGCTTCTAGATTGAAGTCGAGAGCTTCGGTCGAAATTACGAGTCGAAACGGGACCCAAACAATCGTGGTGAACAGATCGTCGACTTCTTTTACAGAAAAGACTAATTCCGATGTGACAGGACCTCAGGTACTTGAATCGGTCTGCCGGTCCGACCAATCCAAGGATCAACAAGCCAAACGTCCATCCGTTATTCCACGAGATAACGAGGTAGATAAGATGCCTCAAGACCAGCATGTTGACCTGGGGGATGATTTGTGCTCAAAAGAATGCCCAAGAACTCCGACATCATCTCCTCTCGAACAGAAAATCGGCGTCCCAGAAATTCAAACTCGTACCGACCTCCATTCGCTAGATGAAAAACTCGTATCCATCGAGACGAGGATTGACACGAAACTTGGTTcgcttgaagaaaaattgagaagCCACGTTCCGGACCTCGAAAAGAAGCAAGACCCCAACGTAACGGAAGTCGGAAACGGAGTGGTCGAAGCGCGCTTCGCTTTCATAGAAAGCGGCAACGAGAATCATCGCACTGTGATAACCAAGGAGCACAGAGACGACCTGCAAA ACGAGGATGGAGCTCAGCAGGAAAGCGAGTACACCGAGCATTACGACACAGCGACCCAGAGACACCTGGACAGTTTAAAAAGACCCGCAAAAGGTGGTAAAGATGACATCAAGGTAGTGGATATTCACGACGATGACGATATTCCACCGCCGATACCCTCGACTCCCCCGCCGATTGCCAGACTCAG GCAGTGCCGCGAGGCTGCGGAGTTAGCCAACCTCGAGGTTGATCAACTCGAACCGGCCGAACGGAAAAGGGTCGAAGTTGACCTGTTTCTCGCCACCCCGCCTCGACCAG GCACGATAGCCGAGCGCGAGCATAAGAAGTGGGAAAATGCCGCACCGATAGAGAACAATCCTTACAGTGAggaaaatattcagaaaagATTGTGGCAACGGCAATACTCCCGGAAGGTTTCATCCGAATCTTTATCTGG AGTAAACACCGAAATACCAAAGGTGGATGGAACCTCTATTCAAGTGGTCCTGGGCGCTGGTCAACCGGACGTTAAAAG GTACGGGAGAGACTACTATATCAACGAGGCAAAGAAAGCAAGTGGAGAGCGCGCTAGAAGATCGGCTATGTTGAATGCCGGAAGACCGAACAGCTCGTTATCCCAGAATTCCGGCTCGTTCGAAGGCGATATTGAACAGCAGGTGAGTTATGGACTTGAAAGATTCGAGGAGGCATCCCTGCGGGGCAGCCTTCATAGACGGAGCTTTCGAGGGCAGAATTCGAGTccccattttgtaaccaacCCTCTGCTCCACTTGCAAGTTGGCGAGGATTCGAAAGTTAGTCGAGTCGACGAGCTAAGCGACCCCTGCGTGTCCGATTCCGTAACAGACGAAGTACGAAATAGCGCGTCGTCGAGTGATCGAGGAAAAGATGCACCGATTAAAACGGTGCAACACAGAATAGTTGATCCCAGTAATGCGCACAATACCGAGTGCTCGTCTAACGAAGACTCAAATGTCACGGTAAGGAACGCAGTGTCCACAGATGCGGAatcaaaattgattaaaacCTTATCGGAGATCAAAAATCCGAAACCAAGTTCGAGTGAAGAGATACCGAGGGAACAAAACGATCGAATGGACTTCTCTGAGATGTCCTCTGAGAAATTAGCGAGCATTTCCGATTTAATGTCTGAGGGAATGAATCGCGAACTTCGAGTGTTGGACGGCAGAGGAAGATTGGTAGATATTGATACAGAGAACTTTGAAAGACTTTTCAAaactggagacgccgtcgaaAACTTTGCTGTTAATCCGTTGTATGATCTAGAAAACAATTTCCAACTGGCAAATCATAATCCACAATGTTCGAATTTTGTGGATCGAGATTCCGGAATGTATTCCATCGAATCGAACGAAGTGACGGAGACTGATAAGAGTGGGATTAGTAAAGACGAGAATGAAGAACCGCCGAAAAGATTGTCAGTTGACGAGTCGAAAAGGGGTAACGAAATCGTGACGTCCAACGGTAAGAGATACTCGAACTTTGGAAGCTTCAAGTTTCACACATTTGGTGGAATAAAGAGAAGACGCTTCAACTGGAACGACCTGGACGACGAATTCGACGAAACGGATTCGGAAAACGAGGATATGGCCGAATACCCGGATAACATTTCGAACTTTGGCAGTATGAAGTGTCAAACTTTCGGCGGAATCAAGCAAAGAACAAATTTTGatgttaaaaatataacaaagtaCCGTAAAGTTAAATTGAGGCCAGCTCTCTCGTTCAGAGACGCTAAAGAGGCGAAGAAGCGACAGGAAACCAAGTCCGAGAACGGAAAGGATATTCTCTACAGCAATTTTGAGACTCGAAGAGATCCGAGCTACACAAAGTTCAGAAATGCAAAAGCGAACTCGAACGGCGAACGtgtcaagaagaagaaaccaTCGCATCACGTTAGCTCGAAAAGAGCATCAGCCGAACGGAACATCGGCGATGAAAACTTGATGGCGAGCTTTTTGAGAGATGCTCTGATGCGGCCAAAGTCGCGATTGTCGACCGACAACGAATCAATTTATTCTCTGGATACTGCAGCAGCAAGGAAATCGTCCCGTTATCGAGGATTGTCCAGCCGACCGATCAAACCTCGTTCAATTCGCGATGATACCAGTCTTAGATTAGAACCACCCGAGTCCCCGGAAGTTGTAGAAAAAAGCTTTGAAACGTTGGCCGGTTTACGGAGGAGTCGAAGTCTTAAGGACGATAGAAACAGTATTCTTAGAAGTAGCAGCGTGCGTAGAAAGATTTCCGAAGATATATCAATGTGGTGA
- the LOC124213806 gene encoding uncharacterized protein isoform X1 has translation MQSNAETGIEPYEYQLILEVLRRDALILDSVRVKLSRAAKEAKDEKTKQTLDDSRCACCLKPFVVGRGVGCGECGSRVCRKGCSRWDTPDNAWHCLFCHQRRLLQLWLRRNEKWFETFGGLSADHDDASHRFSTAKSEVFLAGADYAGVGPGVGLAAGGEEDAGDSVERVREFVERIVEGLVGDVDEIPIDRLYDHIAYDRFVANYKQPLAGALARLAIALQLSIGNKPAADTPTMAHAALRDLVERAVEEARKLPGLGNPDAGRSTEPGDVADQTYEDLLATAILNKVIEKYQNERVDDNSNTVGAKRTSPNQKYITSEIEVGLDEGVEEGSSSLEPLSQDEYGSDCSAPPSKYSINRQEPLSLTIEEHIEEVTTTYTSDEEERDEAAANGLNFNNAHRVPFPEFGMDIIDLSQESSEELLDETSTPTHVDLVTPVESWEENWLFQKKKMQAQSEPVSMLVPNPSEDLKPLIGDREADDTSDLSDCSAHSDEEIEDELLEVINNVIPKPRGSPEESRASGLAEGKERLEIETRSTDNIRKIGHENLTTNTATHFQINEAGANGMTNGHNEQKTESPSSGRSDIKLGIEDMLVFHLRDKNTSQSEQKTMRQDQSSEFIEAEKSSGNIVTWDETTGGSVIKSPEPASRLKSRASVEITSRNGTQTIVVNRSSTSFTEKTNSDVTGPQVLESVCRSDQSKDQQAKRPSVIPRDNEVDKMPQDQHVDLGDDLCSKECPRTPTSSPLEQKIGVPEIQTRTDLHSLDEKLVSIETRIDTKLGSLEEKLRSHVPDLEKKQDPNVTEVGNGVVEARFAFIESGNENHRTVITKEHRDDLQNEDGAQQESEYTEHYDTATQRHLDSLKRPAKGGKDDIKVVDIHDDDDIPPPIPSTPPPIARLRQCREAAELANLEVDQLEPAERKRVEVDLFLATPPRPGTIAEREHKKWENAAPIENNPYSEENIQKRLWQRQYSRKVSSESLSGVNTEIPKVDGTSIQVVLGAGQPDVKRYGRDYYINEAKKASGERARRSAMLNAGRPNSSLSQNSGSFEGDIEQQVSYGLERFEEASLRGSLHRRSFRGQNSSPHFVTNPLLHLQVGEDSKVSRVDELSDPCVSDSVTDEVRNSASSSDRGKDAPIKTVQHRIVDPSNAHNTECSSNEDSNVTVRNAVSTDAESKLIKTLSEIKNPKPSSSEEIPREQNDRMDFSEMSSEKLASISDLMSEGMNRELRVLDGRGRLVDIDTENFERLFKTGDAVENFAVNPLYDLENNFQLANHNPQCSNFVDRDSGMYSIESNEVTETDKSGISKDENEEPPKRLSVDESKRGNEIVTSNGKRYSNFGSFKFHTFGGIKRRRFNWNDLDDEFDETDSENEDMAEYPDNISNFGSMKCQTFGGIKQRTNFDVKNITKYRKVKLRPALSFRDAKEAKKRQETKSENGKDILYSNFETRRDPSYTKFRNAKANSNGERVKKKKPSHHVSSKRASAERNIGDENLMASFLRDALMRPKSRLSTDNESIYSLDTAAARKSSRYRGLSSRPIKPRSIRDDTSLRLEPPESPEVVEKSFETLAGLRRSRSLKDDRNSILRSSSVRRKISEDISMW, from the exons CTCAGAAGGAACGAGAAGTGGTTCGAGACCTTTGGCGGTTTGTCCGCCGACCACGACGACGCGTCTCACCGGTTCAGTACGGCCAAATCCGAGGTTTTTCTCGCAG GAGCGGACTATGCTGGGGTTGGTCCTGGCGTGGGCCTTGCCGCCGGAGGCGAAGAGGATGCGGGTGATTCGGTGGAAAGGGTCCGAGAATTCGTCGAGAGGATAGTCGAAGGCCTCGTCGGAGACGTCGACGAGATACCGATAGACCGCCTCTACGATCACATCGCCT ATGATCGATTTGTGGCAAACTACAAGCAACCATTGGCTGGGGCCCTAGCACGACTGGCGATAGCGCTTCAACTCTCTATCGGTA ATAAGCCGGCAGCCGATACTCCGACAATGGCGCACGCCGCGCTTCGAGATTTGGTCGAACGCGCTGTGGAGGAAGCGAGGAAGTTGCCAGGACTCGGAAATCCGGATGCCGGACGATCCACCGAGCCCGGAGATGTCGCTGACCAGACTTATGAGGATCTCCTCGCGACTGCTATACTCAACAAG GTGATCGAGAAGTATCAAAATGAACGCGTCGACGACAACAGCAACACAGTGGGCGCCAAAAGAACCTCCCCGAATCAGAAATACATCACCA GTGAAATCGAGGTGGGACTCGACGAAGGCGTCGAGGAAGGCAGCAGCAGCCTCGAACCACTCTCTCAGGACGAGTATGGCAGCGATTGTAGCGCACCACCCTCGAAATATTCCATCAATCGTCAGGAACCACTGTCGTTGACG ATAGAAGAGCACATCGAAGAAGTGACAACGACCTACACTTCGGACGAGGAAGAACGAGATGAGGCCGCGGCGAACGGTCTGAATTTCAACAACGCGCATCGTGTGCCTTTCCCCGAATTTGGAATGGACATAATCGATC TTTCTCAAGAGTCTTCCGAGGAATTGCTCGACGAGACGTCGACGCCGACGCACGTGGATCTAGTCACGCCTGTAGAATCATGGGAGGAGAATTGGCTGTTTCAAAAGAAGAAGATGCAGGCTCAATCCGAACCAGTCTCAATGCTGGTCCCAAATCCTAGCGAAGATTTGAAACCTTTGATTGGCGACAGAGAGGCCGATGACACCTCAGATCTGTCCGACTGTTCCGCTCATTCCgacgaagaaattgaagaCGAACTACTCGAAGTTATCAACAACGTGATTCCAAAACCTCGAGGTAGTCCGGAAGAGTCCAGAGCTTCTGGTTTGGCGGAAGGTAAGGAAAGACTGGAAATTGAAACGCGGAGTACAGATAATATCCGAAAGATTGGTCACGAAAATCTAACGACGAACACCGCAACCCACTTCCAAATCAACGAAGCTGGTGCCAACGGAATGACGAACGGACATAACGAACAGAAAACCGAGAGTCCATCGTCGGGGAGGTCGGATATCAAACTTGGCATTGAAGACATGCTCGTGTTCCATCTGAGGGACAAAAATACCTCGCAATCCGAGCAGAAAACTATGCGTCAGGATCAGTCGAGCGAGTTTATAGAGGCGGAAAAATCGTCGGGAAATATCGTAACGTGGGATGAAACGACCGGTGGTAGTGTAATAAAAAGTCCAGAACCAGCTTCTAGATTGAAGTCGAGAGCTTCGGTCGAAATTACGAGTCGAAACGGGACCCAAACAATCGTGGTGAACAGATCGTCGACTTCTTTTACAGAAAAGACTAATTCCGATGTGACAGGACCTCAGGTACTTGAATCGGTCTGCCGGTCCGACCAATCCAAGGATCAACAAGCCAAACGTCCATCCGTTATTCCACGAGATAACGAGGTAGATAAGATGCCTCAAGACCAGCATGTTGACCTGGGGGATGATTTGTGCTCAAAAGAATGCCCAAGAACTCCGACATCATCTCCTCTCGAACAGAAAATCGGCGTCCCAGAAATTCAAACTCGTACCGACCTCCATTCGCTAGATGAAAAACTCGTATCCATCGAGACGAGGATTGACACGAAACTTGGTTcgcttgaagaaaaattgagaagCCACGTTCCGGACCTCGAAAAGAAGCAAGACCCCAACGTAACGGAAGTCGGAAACGGAGTGGTCGAAGCGCGCTTCGCTTTCATAGAAAGCGGCAACGAGAATCATCGCACTGTGATAACCAAGGAGCACAGAGACGACCTGCAAA ACGAGGATGGAGCTCAGCAGGAAAGCGAGTACACCGAGCATTACGACACAGCGACCCAGAGACACCTGGACAGTTTAAAAAGACCCGCAAAAGGTGGTAAAGATGACATCAAGGTAGTGGATATTCACGACGATGACGATATTCCACCGCCGATACCCTCGACTCCCCCGCCGATTGCCAGACTCAG GCAGTGCCGCGAGGCTGCGGAGTTAGCCAACCTCGAGGTTGATCAACTCGAACCGGCCGAACGGAAAAGGGTCGAAGTTGACCTGTTTCTCGCCACCCCGCCTCGACCAG GCACGATAGCCGAGCGCGAGCATAAGAAGTGGGAAAATGCCGCACCGATAGAGAACAATCCTTACAGTGAggaaaatattcagaaaagATTGTGGCAACGGCAATACTCCCGGAAGGTTTCATCCGAATCTTTATCTGG AGTAAACACCGAAATACCAAAGGTGGATGGAACCTCTATTCAAGTGGTCCTGGGCGCTGGTCAACCGGACGTTAAAAG GTACGGGAGAGACTACTATATCAACGAGGCAAAGAAAGCAAGTGGAGAGCGCGCTAGAAGATCGGCTATGTTGAATGCCGGAAGACCGAACAGCTCGTTATCCCAGAATTCCGGCTCGTTCGAAGGCGATATTGAACAGCAGGTGAGTTATGGACTTGAAAGATTCGAGGAGGCATCCCTGCGGGGCAGCCTTCATAGACGGAGCTTTCGAGGGCAGAATTCGAGTccccattttgtaaccaacCCTCTGCTCCACTTGCAAGTTGGCGAGGATTCGAAAGTTAGTCGAGTCGACGAGCTAAGCGACCCCTGCGTGTCCGATTCCGTAACAGACGAAGTACGAAATAGCGCGTCGTCGAGTGATCGAGGAAAAGATGCACCGATTAAAACGGTGCAACACAGAATAGTTGATCCCAGTAATGCGCACAATACCGAGTGCTCGTCTAACGAAGACTCAAATGTCACGGTAAGGAACGCAGTGTCCACAGATGCGGAatcaaaattgattaaaacCTTATCGGAGATCAAAAATCCGAAACCAAGTTCGAGTGAAGAGATACCGAGGGAACAAAACGATCGAATGGACTTCTCTGAGATGTCCTCTGAGAAATTAGCGAGCATTTCCGATTTAATGTCTGAGGGAATGAATCGCGAACTTCGAGTGTTGGACGGCAGAGGAAGATTGGTAGATATTGATACAGAGAACTTTGAAAGACTTTTCAAaactggagacgccgtcgaaAACTTTGCTGTTAATCCGTTGTATGATCTAGAAAACAATTTCCAACTGGCAAATCATAATCCACAATGTTCGAATTTTGTGGATCGAGATTCCGGAATGTATTCCATCGAATCGAACGAAGTGACGGAGACTGATAAGAGTGGGATTAGTAAAGACGAGAATGAAGAACCGCCGAAAAGATTGTCAGTTGACGAGTCGAAAAGGGGTAACGAAATCGTGACGTCCAACGGTAAGAGATACTCGAACTTTGGAAGCTTCAAGTTTCACACATTTGGTGGAATAAAGAGAAGACGCTTCAACTGGAACGACCTGGACGACGAATTCGACGAAACGGATTCGGAAAACGAGGATATGGCCGAATACCCGGATAACATTTCGAACTTTGGCAGTATGAAGTGTCAAACTTTCGGCGGAATCAAGCAAAGAACAAATTTTGatgttaaaaatataacaaagtaCCGTAAAGTTAAATTGAGGCCAGCTCTCTCGTTCAGAGACGCTAAAGAGGCGAAGAAGCGACAGGAAACCAAGTCCGAGAACGGAAAGGATATTCTCTACAGCAATTTTGAGACTCGAAGAGATCCGAGCTACACAAAGTTCAGAAATGCAAAAGCGAACTCGAACGGCGAACGtgtcaagaagaagaaaccaTCGCATCACGTTAGCTCGAAAAGAGCATCAGCCGAACGGAACATCGGCGATGAAAACTTGATGGCGAGCTTTTTGAGAGATGCTCTGATGCGGCCAAAGTCGCGATTGTCGACCGACAACGAATCAATTTATTCTCTGGATACTGCAGCAGCAAGGAAATCGTCCCGTTATCGAGGATTGTCCAGCCGACCGATCAAACCTCGTTCAATTCGCGATGATACCAGTCTTAGATTAGAACCACCCGAGTCCCCGGAAGTTGTAGAAAAAAGCTTTGAAACGTTGGCCGGTTTACGGAGGAGTCGAAGTCTTAAGGACGATAGAAACAGTATTCTTAGAAGTAGCAGCGTGCGTAGAAAGATTTCCGAAGATATATCAATGTGGTGA